The following are from one region of the Simiduia agarivorans SA1 = DSM 21679 genome:
- a CDS encoding response regulator translates to MLQLFIPANKVQKDRKIMRETDARMAKYSRRGLILNLVAFGLCLALGDFYTEAPNFALTLAIGLLIITLWRGYFLFRFDSLYPRAPGRWRSHYFWASFVGAGWWSLIVASITYTIGMQNDTLLIWLYSVVFYSSVASVLSPYRKFLGMYLFIGQIPAGATAVMLGTWEGYIYGVMMLVFYLLLDHQGEVNSRIYWDRLEAQYNLDQHARNLEIEKRDTQAAAELKNTFLSRFGTEIRTSLNDILGSLSLLADSSLTAQQKEFIALAVKAGERQLNMVDAAIDFSKVTNQNLVLEKSIFNLWKLIEHVVEDVAHDAYQQDVELNHVLDSDTPIRVKGDNQRLEQVLINLLSHAIKHSAFGSILFKSEFVLKNDQQGELQITIIDEYQGATLPAQPNKKQENVKDADPEEPLGITLCKGIAEFMNGSLQVYEEPGKGVQYFFNVTLELTSKSPKALAVNPQLRNKKMLLVGIPPSIEESFHIEMEAWGMDIEMTQDPDQAIQLMEDAEKDEKPFDGLLIYTLVKSLDSLVLAEKLAQHQHFQATPFVIACTLAQRADERVDRIAAGQTVLLKPVLRKNLHQAVCQSLLKADEATLEKDKSGPQGNGRRVLLVDDHRVNQMVSKGMLGKLGYKVVIANNGREALAALEEQPFDLVLMDCQMPEMDGYEATQAIRRKEQAQGVSKPLPVVAMTAHAGESDQAKCYAAGMSDYLAKPVSFEKLEQNLRRWLGKNTDQD, encoded by the coding sequence ATGCGCGCATGGCGAAATACAGCCGCAGAGGCCTGATTCTGAACCTGGTGGCATTTGGCCTGTGCCTCGCATTGGGTGATTTTTATACCGAGGCGCCGAATTTCGCGCTGACGCTGGCTATCGGCTTGTTGATCATTACCTTGTGGCGTGGCTATTTCCTGTTCCGGTTTGACAGCCTGTACCCAAGAGCGCCTGGTCGCTGGCGAAGCCATTACTTTTGGGCCTCTTTTGTCGGAGCCGGCTGGTGGAGCCTGATCGTTGCCAGCATCACTTATACGATTGGCATGCAGAATGATACGTTGCTGATCTGGCTTTACTCCGTCGTATTTTATTCCAGTGTGGCCAGTGTCCTGTCGCCCTACAGAAAATTTCTGGGGATGTACCTTTTTATCGGTCAGATTCCGGCTGGCGCTACAGCGGTCATGCTGGGCACCTGGGAAGGTTATATTTATGGCGTGATGATGCTGGTGTTTTATCTCTTGCTGGATCATCAGGGCGAGGTGAATTCCCGCATCTATTGGGATCGCCTCGAAGCACAATACAACCTGGACCAGCACGCCCGTAATCTTGAAATTGAGAAACGCGATACACAAGCAGCGGCAGAACTCAAAAACACGTTTCTCAGTCGGTTCGGTACAGAAATCCGGACATCACTTAACGACATACTGGGTTCGCTGAGTTTACTGGCTGATAGCTCACTCACGGCGCAGCAAAAAGAATTTATTGCGTTGGCGGTAAAGGCAGGCGAGCGCCAACTCAACATGGTGGACGCTGCGATCGATTTCTCCAAAGTGACCAATCAGAATCTTGTGCTTGAAAAGTCTATTTTCAATTTATGGAAACTGATTGAGCATGTGGTTGAAGACGTCGCACACGATGCCTATCAGCAGGATGTTGAGTTAAATCATGTGCTCGATTCGGACACCCCGATCCGGGTGAAAGGCGATAATCAACGCCTTGAGCAGGTTTTGATCAATCTTCTCTCTCACGCAATAAAACATTCAGCGTTTGGAAGTATCCTGTTTAAGTCCGAATTTGTATTAAAAAATGATCAGCAAGGTGAATTGCAGATAACCATCATCGATGAGTACCAAGGCGCAACACTTCCGGCGCAACCCAACAAAAAACAGGAAAACGTAAAGGATGCTGATCCAGAAGAGCCCCTGGGCATCACCTTGTGTAAAGGTATCGCTGAATTTATGAATGGCTCCTTACAAGTTTATGAAGAGCCGGGGAAGGGCGTGCAGTACTTTTTCAACGTTACGCTTGAATTAACCAGCAAATCCCCCAAAGCCTTGGCTGTGAATCCACAGCTTCGCAATAAAAAAATGCTGCTCGTAGGCATCCCGCCTTCTATAGAAGAGTCGTTTCACATTGAAATGGAAGCTTGGGGCATGGATATTGAAATGACCCAGGACCCGGATCAGGCTATACAACTCATGGAGGATGCCGAAAAAGATGAAAAGCCTTTCGATGGCCTCTTAATATATACACTGGTTAAGTCACTGGATAGTTTAGTATTGGCCGAAAAGCTCGCGCAGCATCAGCATTTTCAGGCGACGCCCTTTGTCATTGCCTGTACGCTCGCGCAACGGGCAGATGAACGCGTTGATCGGATTGCGGCAGGGCAAACAGTCTTGTTAAAACCGGTTTTGCGCAAAAACCTGCATCAGGCTGTGTGCCAGTCCCTGTTAAAAGCCGATGAAGCTACGCTGGAGAAAGACAAAAGCGGACCGCAGGGCAATGGCCGGCGCGTGCTGCTGGTGGACGATCACCGTGTCAACCAGATGGTGTCTAAGGGCATGTTGGGCAAACTCGGTTACAAGGTGGTGATTGCCAACAATGGCCGCGAAGCACTCGCGGCGCTTGAAGAGCAGCCGTTTGATCTTGTTCTGATGGATTGCCAGATGCCGGAAATGGATGGTTATGAAGCCACCCAGGCAATCAGACGTAAGGAACAGGCGCAGGGCGTATCAAAGCCCTTGCCGGTAGTCGCAATGACGGCCCATGCCGGCGAATCTGATCAGGCCAAATGTTATGCTGCAGGTATGAGTGATTACCTGGCCAAGCCCGTGAGTTTTGAGAAGCTCGAGCAAAACCTAAGGCGTTGGCTAGGTAAAAACACCGATCAGGATTAA